A single genomic interval of Nostoc commune NIES-4072 harbors:
- a CDS encoding DUF4212 domain-containing protein produces the protein MDEDQRRSYWRANTALIRNLLIVWALVSLIFSILLVQPLNAIRFFGVPFGFWMAQQGSILVFVALIFIYAFQMDKLDQKYNIKK, from the coding sequence ATGGATGAAGATCAGCGCCGTTCTTATTGGCGTGCTAATACTGCTTTAATTCGTAATCTTTTAATTGTCTGGGCATTGGTTTCCCTAATTTTTAGTATTTTGTTGGTTCAACCTTTGAATGCGATACGGTTTTTTGGCGTACCCTTTGGCTTTTGGATGGCGCAACAAGGATCAATCCTGGTATTTGTGGCCTTAATTTTCATTTATGCCTTTCAAATGGACAAACTAGATCAAAAATACAATATTAAGAAGTGA
- a CDS encoding sodium:solute symporter family protein, producing MSVEIWTIVLVGLSFLAYIYIGWQSRVENSKDFFIAGQGIPSIANGAATAADWMSAASFISMAGLISFLGYDGSIYLMGWTGGYVLLALLLAPYLRKFGKYTVPDFVGDRYYSNIARLVAVVAAIFVSLTYVAGQMRGVGIVFSRFLQVDINTGVIIGMVIVGFFSVLGGMKGITWTQVAQYCVLIFAYLIPAIAIAWFLTGNPVPQLAFTFSDIADKLNKIQVDLGFKPYTQPFVNKSMLDVLFTTIALMVGTAGLPHIIVRFYTVKSVRAARYSAGWALLFIAILYTTAPALSMFARYNLIDSLHNHSIAEVQQLDWATKWEKTKLLGFDDINKDGRLQLTPNKDTNEIKIDRDIIVLSTPEVANLPPWVIGLVAAGGLAAALSTASGLLLVISSSIAHDIYYRIIDSSASEQKRVFVGRIMVGFSLVLAGYFGVNPPGFVSEVVAFAFGLAAASFFPVIFLGIFDKRTNSEGAIAGMLTGLIFTIIYIIGVKFGGMQPWFFGVSPEGIGTLGMLINFVVTLVVSRLTPPPPAEIQALVEDLRNPIIEE from the coding sequence GTGTCAGTTGAAATTTGGACTATTGTATTAGTTGGACTTTCCTTCCTCGCCTACATTTATATTGGTTGGCAATCACGAGTCGAAAATAGTAAAGACTTCTTTATAGCAGGCCAAGGGATACCTTCAATTGCTAATGGTGCGGCTACCGCCGCCGATTGGATGTCCGCAGCTTCGTTTATTTCAATGGCGGGGCTGATTTCTTTTTTGGGCTACGATGGTTCTATTTATTTAATGGGGTGGACTGGCGGTTATGTACTGCTAGCATTATTACTAGCTCCCTACTTACGGAAATTTGGTAAGTATACAGTGCCAGATTTCGTAGGCGATCGCTACTACTCTAATATCGCCCGTTTAGTGGCAGTAGTTGCAGCCATTTTCGTCTCCCTTACCTACGTTGCTGGACAAATGCGGGGCGTGGGCATTGTTTTTAGCCGCTTTCTACAAGTAGATATCAATACAGGTGTAATCATCGGTATGGTGATTGTCGGCTTTTTCTCTGTGCTGGGGGGGATGAAAGGCATTACCTGGACACAAGTAGCACAATACTGTGTGTTGATTTTTGCTTACCTGATTCCAGCGATCGCGATCGCCTGGTTTCTCACTGGTAATCCTGTTCCTCAGCTAGCATTTACCTTCAGTGATATTGCTGACAAACTCAATAAAATCCAGGTTGACCTGGGATTTAAGCCGTATACTCAGCCATTTGTGAACAAGTCAATGCTAGATGTGCTGTTCACTACCATTGCCCTGATGGTAGGCACTGCCGGCTTGCCTCATATCATCGTCCGGTTTTACACAGTAAAGAGTGTGCGTGCAGCTCGCTATTCTGCTGGTTGGGCGCTACTATTTATTGCCATTCTTTATACAACAGCTCCAGCCCTTTCGATGTTTGCCCGCTACAACCTCATCGATTCCCTGCACAATCATTCGATTGCAGAAGTGCAGCAGCTAGACTGGGCGACCAAGTGGGAAAAAACCAAACTTTTGGGTTTTGATGACATAAATAAAGATGGGCGTCTCCAGTTAACCCCAAACAAAGACACTAATGAAATCAAGATTGACCGAGATATCATTGTGCTTTCTACTCCAGAGGTAGCTAACCTGCCTCCGTGGGTGATTGGCTTGGTAGCGGCTGGCGGTTTGGCTGCTGCTTTGTCTACAGCATCAGGTTTATTGCTGGTAATTTCCAGTTCCATCGCCCACGATATTTACTACCGGATCATAGATTCATCAGCCTCAGAACAAAAACGGGTGTTTGTCGGGCGGATCATGGTAGGCTTTTCCCTCGTCCTCGCCGGATATTTTGGGGTGAATCCGCCGGGATTTGTGAGTGAGGTGGTAGCTTTTGCCTTCGGTTTAGCCGCCGCTAGTTTCTTCCCAGTGATTTTTCTGGGGATTTTCGACAAGCGTACCAATTCTGAAGGTGCGATCGCCGGCATGTTGACGGGTTTAATTTTTACGATAATCTACATTATCGGCGTCAAATTTGGGGGTATGCAACCCTGGTTTTTTGGGGTTTCTCCCGAAGGAATTGGTACTTTGGGTATGCTAATTAACTTCGTTGTCACCCTAGTTGTTTCGCGCCTAACGCCACCTCCTCCAGCAGAAATTCAAGCGCTGGTAGAAGACCTCCGCAACCCGATTATTGAAGAATAG
- a CDS encoding BON domain-containing protein gives MKKLILLLVSSILVVGTFGCQEATKTGSETSSTTNEAAQAPATPASQINQTADKTTAKIPATQTTPLGVSTDTIKTDSEKTAATKAKSDLKTEVSEKLNKGLPGNKLQVENKEGEIILKGTATSAEELQKAETLVKEVQGVKTVKVEAKVKAVKMP, from the coding sequence ATGAAAAAGCTAATTCTATTGCTAGTTAGTAGCATTTTGGTAGTTGGAACTTTTGGCTGCCAAGAGGCTACTAAAACTGGTTCAGAAACTTCTAGTACTACTAATGAAGCCGCTCAAGCACCAGCAACACCAGCTTCTCAGATAAATCAAACTGCGGATAAAACTACTGCCAAAATTCCCGCAACCCAAACGACTCCTTTAGGAGTTAGTACAGATACTATTAAAACCGATTCTGAAAAAACGGCAGCAACAAAAGCTAAGAGCGACTTGAAAACTGAAGTTAGCGAAAAGTTAAATAAAGGCTTACCAGGTAATAAGTTACAAGTTGAAAACAAAGAGGGTGAAATTATCCTCAAAGGCACAGCAACTTCTGCTGAAGAACTCCAGAAAGCTGAAACTTTAGTTAAAGAAGTTCAAGGTGTAAAGACAGTGAAGGTGGAAGCAAAAGTTAAAGCTGTGAAAATGCCATAA
- a CDS encoding tetratricopeptide repeat protein: MKRSLFKQKRTKVNQVFTIAIFTTLSAISSVSCSKNENVLVTEIGVSQPSRSSATAFKGGEFYLQGKNQHLNGDLQAAIASYGKAIAQNPQYGAAYNGRGLVYFDLGDKEKAIADYNQALNINPNDAEAYNNRGNARASLGNNTEAVKDYSEAIRLNPNYAEAYNNRGNARATLGERREALDDFDQAILLNPKYAIAYNNRGNARAANGEPQGALEDYNQAIRLNPNFGAAYNNRGNARATNGDKQGALKDLQQAASIFQSQGNNDLYEQVMKNIKELGQ, from the coding sequence ATGAAACGGAGTTTATTTAAACAAAAGCGAACAAAGGTAAATCAAGTATTTACTATAGCTATTTTTACTACATTGAGCGCAATTAGCAGTGTTTCTTGTAGTAAGAATGAGAATGTTTTAGTAACAGAAATAGGAGTTAGTCAACCTAGCCGTAGTTCAGCTACAGCATTCAAAGGTGGGGAATTCTATCTTCAGGGAAAGAATCAGCATTTAAACGGCGATTTACAAGCTGCGATCGCTTCTTATGGTAAGGCAATTGCTCAAAATCCTCAATATGGCGCTGCCTACAACGGCCGGGGATTAGTCTACTTTGATTTGGGAGACAAGGAAAAAGCGATCGCAGATTACAATCAAGCACTTAACATCAACCCTAACGACGCGGAAGCCTACAATAACCGGGGAAATGCCCGCGCCTCACTAGGAAATAACACAGAAGCAGTAAAAGATTACAGTGAAGCGATTCGCCTGAATCCCAACTATGCCGAAGCCTACAATAACCGAGGAAATGCCCGCGCCACCTTGGGCGAAAGAAGAGAGGCGCTAGATGATTTTGACCAAGCAATTCTCCTCAACCCCAAATATGCGATCGCTTATAATAACCGAGGAAATGCCCGTGCTGCCAATGGAGAGCCACAGGGTGCGCTCGAAGATTACAATCAAGCCATTCGCCTCAACCCTAACTTTGGCGCTGCCTATAATAACCGGGGAAATGCCCGCGCCACCAATGGAGACAAGCAGGGGGCACTCAAGGATTTACAACAAGCAGCAAGCATTTTTCAAAGTCAGGGTAACAATGATTTATATGAACAAGTGATGAAAAATATTAAAGAACTTGGGCAGTAG
- a CDS encoding GrpB family protein, with the protein MAKRSLSCEEYNFILVTEQVLVYGELKRQLAQRFRYDVDSYCDAKTQFVEGILKTCTSR; encoded by the coding sequence TTGGCAAAGCGATCGCTATCATGTGAGGAATATAACTTTATTTTAGTCACAGAACAAGTTTTAGTTTATGGAGAACTTAAGCGTCAACTTGCACAACGTTTTCGGTACGATGTTGATTCTTATTGCGATGCAAAAACGCAGTTTGTAGAAGGTATCCTTAAAACTTGCACTTCTCGATAG
- a CDS encoding molybdenum cofactor biosynthesis protein MoaE encodes MTTTLTSAVKPRAEDSFAISFAPLSLEEIYALSNDPANGAVVIMSGVVRNQTDGQPVIALEYQAYEPMALRIFYQIAADIRLSTPDVNRVVIHHRTGRLQVGEISVLVAVGCPHRSEAFEACQYAIDTLKHQAPIWKKEHWEDGSSRWVSIAACETSGENC; translated from the coding sequence ATGACAACTACACTGACCTCTGCTGTTAAACCAAGAGCTGAAGATAGTTTTGCCATTAGCTTTGCACCATTGTCTCTTGAAGAAATCTATGCCTTATCTAACGATCCAGCCAACGGTGCTGTGGTTATCATGAGTGGCGTAGTTCGCAATCAAACTGATGGTCAACCTGTAATTGCTCTAGAGTATCAAGCTTACGAACCTATGGCATTGCGGATATTTTATCAAATTGCTGCTGATATTCGCTTATCTACGCCTGATGTGAATCGGGTAGTGATTCATCATCGCACTGGACGTTTGCAAGTTGGAGAAATTAGCGTTTTAGTCGCAGTAGGTTGTCCTCATCGGAGTGAGGCGTTTGAAGCTTGCCAATATGCTATTGATACCCTCAAACACCAAGCACCCATTTGGAAAAAAGAACATTGGGAAGATGGTTCTAGCCGTTGGGTAAGTATTGCTGCTTGCGAAACATCAGGAGAAAATTGTTAA
- a CDS encoding ribonuclease D has protein sequence MPYLTSAREISAIVAEYTNAKTLWIDTEVADYKSRNPRLSLIQVLDNPKDMSGDRVYLLDVLDQPNIIAEFIEKIMINSAIEKVFHNASYDLKLLGNKKAKNITCTLDMAKKIPYYLLPLPNYQLKTIATSLCSFNNIEKQEQTSDWGKRPLTEEQIEYAYLDCIYLAQIHSNLLDLQAQASPDPATEDLISLSSRYSQLEQQYKLLNSEFEHLQERMKKAMQAQNISETAYYKLTSYERTTVKATFTELARLAQSEGINLDFPITLTQKLKKDLGSNLEQLSVDIEKTTSWRLSSKTQESDIEDE, from the coding sequence ATGCCGTACCTTACTTCCGCCCGCGAAATTAGTGCCATTGTTGCTGAATATACCAACGCTAAAACGCTGTGGATAGATACAGAAGTTGCTGACTATAAAAGTCGTAATCCCCGATTATCACTGATTCAGGTATTAGATAATCCCAAAGATATGAGTGGCGATCGCGTTTACCTTTTAGATGTTCTAGATCAACCTAATATTATAGCTGAATTTATTGAGAAAATTATGATAAATTCTGCCATTGAAAAAGTTTTTCACAACGCCAGTTATGATCTAAAACTTCTCGGTAACAAGAAAGCCAAAAATATTACTTGTACTTTAGATATGGCAAAAAAAATTCCCTACTATCTTTTACCTTTACCTAATTATCAACTCAAAACTATAGCTACGTCACTTTGTAGCTTTAACAATATTGAGAAACAAGAACAAACAAGCGATTGGGGAAAACGCCCCCTGACTGAAGAACAGATAGAGTATGCTTACTTAGATTGTATTTATCTGGCTCAAATTCACTCAAATTTATTAGATTTGCAAGCCCAAGCCAGCCCCGATCCCGCAACGGAAGACTTAATATCACTAAGTAGTAGATATTCGCAACTTGAGCAACAATACAAGTTGTTGAATTCAGAATTTGAGCATTTGCAAGAACGCATGAAAAAAGCTATGCAAGCTCAGAATATATCTGAAACTGCTTATTACAAACTAACTAGTTATGAACGGACTACAGTTAAAGCTACTTTTACAGAATTAGCAAGGCTAGCGCAAAGTGAAGGTATTAATTTAGATTTTCCAATCACACTCACTCAGAAACTCAAAAAAGATTTAGGGTCAAATCTAGAACAACTTTCTGTAGATATTGAAAAAACCACCTCTTGGCGGCTAAGTTCCAAAACTCAAGAAAGTGATATTGAGGATGAGTAA
- the clpS gene encoding ATP-dependent Clp protease adapter ClpS has translation MLMTLSADVYGMATAPTKAPERSNQVTRKTYPNYKVIVLNDDFNTFQHVSECLMKYIPGMTGDRAWDLTNQVHYEGQAIVWVGPQEPAELYHQQLHRAGLTMAPLEAA, from the coding sequence ATGCTTATGACACTTTCAGCAGATGTTTACGGGATGGCCACAGCACCAACTAAAGCTCCTGAACGGTCTAATCAAGTTACCCGTAAGACTTATCCGAATTACAAAGTGATTGTATTAAACGATGATTTTAATACATTCCAACATGTGAGTGAATGTTTGATGAAATATATTCCAGGGATGACTGGCGATCGCGCATGGGATCTAACTAATCAGGTACACTATGAAGGTCAAGCGATCGTCTGGGTCGGGCCCCAAGAACCTGCGGAACTTTATCATCAGCAGCTGCACCGAGCAGGTTTGACAATGGCACCTCTAGAAGCAGCTTAA
- the smc gene encoding chromosome segregation protein SMC: MVHIKRVELTNFKSFGGTTSVPLLPGCTVISGPNGSGKSNILDALLFCLGLSSSKGMRADRLPDLVNNTQTSKGRASIEASVTVTFDLSGEDVLPKAAKAQSEEAEEEVDEDEENSHSPLSTPHSPTEWSVTRRLRVTHQGSYTSNYYINGVSCTLTELHEQLSNLRVYPEGYNVVLQGDVTSIISMNARERREIIDELAGVAAFDRKIIQAKSTLNEVKEKEDSCRIIETELTAQRDRLSQDRAKAEKYQKLRTEFLAKQSWEAVLSWRSLQAQQEKLVHEIQTGDRNSTELTTQLTNLNSEIVQKTAELEQLNAHVKALGEEELLAVQSTLATQEAERKQLQRQLTELQTTSQETAKRLLQTQQEIQKHRHSLEEIAETQIVETRFITSSQHQRNEAHQSLETSREAAAEIASASEAWVQQQTAFNRQIETLLQTLEPQRTEKAQLTERNNQLQQLISEQTQLIERDEPLLAQKQTECSQIETEFNASSKPIQNLAQNLSATEQELQIQQETQKRLLSEQREKQRQLDKIEAQAQAQQEVQGTQASKVILQSGMPGLCGLVVQLGKVEPRHQLALEMAAGGRLGHIVVEDDSIAAAGIELLKQKRAGRATFLPLNKIHAPKFTQDATLRFASGFVNYAVNLVDCDRRYKDVFSYVFGNTVVFANLEAARKNLGLYRIVTLDGELLETSGAMTGGSNTQRSALRFGNAEAAESDEAIALKTRLVDIERVLERCTEAIATLSARTKKLTQELTEARQARREQQLQLEQLQKDIKNLTAQLEGRRSQLAQNSEKLATAQSRLEILERELPGQENELQQLRHALAELEASQTPSEWQQIQATIKIQEQQLQQRETALREAEQRLKNLENQQQRLQEKIQEAETRITEYETQQTSCRDAIHRVLSQTTTLDDQITQTRLSLNQMEQNLGEEKQKRDATEQEVRSHLLRQQQLQWEIQKLQETQEKRREELIALQSQLRDVGAELPNPLPEVPDKVDLEELQKELRSLTKRLQAMEPVNMLALEEYERTQNRLQELTQKLETLEGERTELLLRIENFTTLRQLAFKEAFDAVNENFQSIFAILSDGDGFLQLENPEDPFSSGLNLVAHPKGKPVQRLASMSGGEKSLTALSFIFALQRYRPSPFYAFDEVDMFLDGANVERLARMIKQQSQQAQFIVVSLRRPMIESAERTIGVTQARGAYTQVLGIKLQSSNTSA; encoded by the coding sequence ATGGTGCATATCAAGCGCGTGGAACTTACGAACTTCAAATCCTTCGGTGGCACTACTTCAGTCCCTTTGCTACCGGGGTGTACTGTCATATCTGGGCCAAATGGTTCGGGTAAGTCTAACATTCTAGATGCACTGCTATTTTGCCTGGGACTCTCCAGTTCTAAGGGAATGCGAGCCGATCGCCTCCCAGATTTGGTAAATAACACCCAAACCTCTAAAGGACGCGCTTCTATTGAGGCTAGTGTCACTGTGACGTTTGATTTATCAGGGGAAGATGTTTTACCCAAAGCCGCAAAGGCGCAGAGCGAGGAAGCAGAGGAAGAAGTAGATGAAGATGAGGAAAATTCCCACTCCCCACTCTCCACTCCCCACTCCCCAACTGAGTGGAGTGTTACTAGAAGGCTGCGAGTCACTCACCAAGGAAGTTACACGTCGAATTACTATATCAATGGTGTATCTTGCACGCTAACGGAATTGCATGAACAACTAAGTAACCTGCGGGTTTATCCTGAAGGCTATAACGTGGTGCTGCAAGGGGATGTCACCAGCATTATCTCGATGAATGCGCGGGAACGGCGAGAAATTATTGATGAATTGGCTGGGGTGGCGGCATTCGATCGCAAAATCATCCAAGCCAAATCAACTTTAAATGAGGTGAAGGAAAAAGAAGATAGCTGTCGGATTATCGAGACGGAATTAACTGCACAGCGCGATCGCCTTTCCCAAGATCGGGCTAAAGCTGAGAAATATCAAAAACTCCGCACAGAATTTCTAGCGAAACAATCCTGGGAAGCTGTTTTATCATGGCGATCGCTACAAGCACAACAAGAAAAGTTAGTTCACGAAATTCAAACAGGCGATCGCAATTCTACTGAACTCACTACCCAACTTACAAACCTAAATTCTGAAATCGTCCAAAAAACTGCTGAACTGGAACAACTCAATGCTCATGTAAAAGCATTGGGAGAAGAGGAACTTTTGGCAGTACAATCTACCCTCGCCACCCAAGAAGCAGAACGAAAGCAACTCCAGCGTCAGCTAACCGAATTACAAACGACTTCCCAAGAAACCGCCAAACGTCTGCTTCAAACTCAGCAAGAAATTCAAAAACACCGTCATTCCCTAGAAGAAATTGCCGAAACCCAAATTGTAGAGACGCGATTCATCACGTCTTCCCAACACCAAAGAAATGAAGCCCACCAATCTCTAGAAACCTCCCGCGAAGCCGCCGCAGAAATCGCCTCGGCTTCGGAAGCGTGGGTGCAGCAACAAACAGCATTCAACCGTCAAATTGAAACTCTGTTGCAAACTCTAGAACCGCAACGCACAGAAAAAGCACAACTCACAGAACGCAATAATCAGTTACAGCAATTAATTTCCGAACAAACCCAGCTAATTGAACGCGACGAACCGCTATTAGCTCAAAAACAAACTGAATGTAGTCAAATTGAAACTGAATTTAACGCCTCTAGCAAACCCATCCAAAATTTAGCCCAAAATCTCTCAGCTACAGAACAAGAACTGCAAATCCAACAGGAAACTCAAAAACGGTTACTTTCTGAACAACGAGAAAAACAACGCCAGTTGGATAAAATAGAGGCGCAAGCGCAAGCACAGCAAGAAGTCCAAGGAACCCAAGCGAGTAAAGTCATTTTACAATCGGGAATGCCTGGACTTTGTGGCTTAGTTGTGCAGTTAGGAAAAGTAGAACCCCGTCATCAACTAGCTTTAGAAATGGCTGCCGGTGGACGCTTGGGACATATTGTAGTGGAAGATGACAGCATCGCCGCCGCAGGGATTGAACTACTCAAACAGAAGCGTGCAGGGAGAGCAACTTTTTTACCCCTGAATAAAATTCACGCTCCCAAATTTACTCAAGATGCAACACTGCGTTTTGCTAGCGGTTTCGTTAACTATGCTGTTAACTTAGTCGATTGCGATCGCCGTTACAAAGATGTATTTAGCTATGTTTTTGGGAACACTGTAGTTTTTGCCAACCTGGAAGCGGCGCGGAAAAATTTAGGATTATATCGCATCGTCACCTTAGACGGGGAACTCTTAGAAACCAGTGGTGCAATGACTGGTGGTAGCAACACCCAGCGTTCAGCCTTGCGGTTTGGCAATGCGGAAGCGGCGGAATCTGATGAAGCGATCGCTTTAAAAACTCGCTTGGTGGATATTGAGCGAGTTTTAGAACGTTGTACAGAAGCGATCGCTACTTTGTCAGCCAGAACTAAAAAACTGACGCAAGAACTCACAGAAGCGCGTCAGGCGCGGCGTGAACAGCAGTTGCAATTGGAACAGTTGCAAAAAGATATTAAGAATTTGACAGCGCAATTAGAGGGGAGGCGATCGCAACTCGCCCAAAACAGCGAAAAGTTAGCCACTGCTCAATCCCGATTAGAAATCTTAGAGCGGGAATTACCAGGACAAGAAAATGAATTGCAACAATTGCGACACGCCTTAGCAGAGTTAGAAGCATCCCAAACCCCCAGCGAATGGCAACAAATCCAAGCGACAATTAAAATTCAAGAGCAACAATTGCAACAACGTGAAACAGCATTACGCGAAGCCGAACAAAGATTAAAAAATTTAGAAAATCAGCAACAACGTTTACAAGAAAAAATCCAAGAAGCAGAAACGCGAATCACCGAATACGAAACCCAACAAACCTCTTGTAGAGACGCGATTCATCGCGTCTTGAGCCAAACCACAACGCTAGACGACCAAATCACCCAAACCCGTTTATCGTTAAATCAAATGGAACAAAATTTAGGAGAAGAAAAACAAAAACGCGACGCTACAGAACAAGAAGTGCGATCGCATCTTTTGCGCCAACAACAATTGCAATGGGAAATCCAAAAACTCCAAGAAACCCAAGAGAAGCGCCGCGAAGAACTAATTGCATTACAAAGCCAGTTGCGAGATGTGGGAGCAGAATTACCAAATCCGTTGCCGGAAGTTCCAGATAAAGTAGATTTGGAAGAATTGCAAAAAGAATTGCGATCGCTTACCAAACGCTTACAGGCAATGGAACCTGTTAATATGCTGGCATTGGAAGAATACGAACGCACGCAAAACCGTCTCCAAGAACTCACGCAAAAATTAGAGACACTAGAAGGGGAACGCACCGAACTACTTTTACGGATTGAAAACTTTACCACATTGCGGCAACTTGCCTTTAAAGAAGCTTTCGACGCTGTTAACGAAAACTTTCAATCGATTTTTGCCATTCTTTCAGACGGTGACGGCTTCTTACAACTCGAAAACCCAGAAGATCCCTTTAGTAGTGGGCTAAATTTAGTCGCACATCCCAAAGGGAAACCAGTACAACGCCTAGCTTCCATGTCTGGGGGAGAAAAATCACTTACAGCCTTGAGCTTTATTTTTGCCCTGCAACGCTACCGCCCATCGCCATTTTACGCCTTTGACGAAGTAGATATGTTCCTAGATGGAGCAAACGTAGAGCGATTAGCTAGAATGATTAAACAACAGTCACAACAAGCGCAATTTATAGTTGTGAGTTTGCGTCGTCCGATGATAGAATCAGCCGAACGCACAATTGGCGTTACTCAAGCACGAGGAGCTTACACTCAAGTTTTGGGGATTAAGTTACAATCATCCAATACATCTGCTTGA
- a CDS encoding DUF2103 domain-containing protein gives MGKPTADSLRSASLRDATRTQKAGRLVWNHSTHLDGLIPILERLCQQDNIQTVTPGVIGRAKGHCPKMQLRVSVPIRGGYKVIARQGKTVQEVFILTTLAQSELETALAIAMK, from the coding sequence ATGGGCAAACCCACCGCAGATTCCCTCCGATCGGCTTCTCTACGAGACGCTACGCGAACGCAAAAAGCTGGCAGACTGGTTTGGAATCACTCGACCCACCTTGATGGTCTTATTCCCATTTTAGAACGTCTTTGTCAGCAGGACAACATCCAAACTGTAACGCCGGGAGTGATTGGGCGGGCAAAAGGCCATTGCCCGAAAATGCAACTGCGCGTTTCAGTACCAATTCGCGGCGGCTATAAAGTAATTGCACGGCAGGGGAAGACTGTACAAGAGGTCTTTATTTTAACCACTTTAGCGCAGTCAGAATTGGAAACGGCATTAGCGATCGCTATGAAATAA